One Thermodesulfovibrio thiophilus DSM 17215 genomic window carries:
- the rpsC gene encoding 30S ribosomal protein S3, whose product MGQKINPIGNRLGIIRTWESRWFAKKGYAGQLIEDLKLRNTLKDKLYHAGISRIEIERVGEKVRVLIYAARPGIIIGKKGAEVDKLKKEVERETGKQANIEIREVRRPELDAQLVAENIALQIEKRVAYRRAMKRAVASSIRFGAKGIKVSCAGRLAGAEIARTEWYREGRVPLSTFRADIDYGFAEANTTYGIIGVKVWIFKGEVQPGQYINYNL is encoded by the coding sequence TTGGGTCAAAAAATAAATCCAATAGGCAACAGATTGGGCATAATAAGAACATGGGAAAGCAGATGGTTCGCAAAAAAAGGATATGCTGGCCAGCTAATAGAAGATCTCAAACTTCGAAACACACTGAAAGATAAACTTTATCATGCTGGAATATCCAGAATTGAGATAGAAAGGGTAGGAGAAAAAGTTAGAGTTCTAATATATGCAGCAAGACCGGGAATAATCATAGGTAAAAAAGGAGCAGAGGTTGATAAATTAAAAAAAGAAGTAGAGAGAGAAACTGGTAAACAGGCAAATATTGAAATAAGAGAAGTAAGAAGACCCGAGCTTGATGCGCAATTAGTTGCTGAAAACATTGCACTTCAAATAGAAAAAAGAGTTGCCTATCGTAGAGCCATGAAAAGAGCGGTAGCGTCTTCTATAAGATTTGGTGCTAAAGGTATTAAAGTATCATGCGCTGGAAGATTAGCTGGCGCAGAGATAGCCAGAACTGAATGGTATAGAGAAGGAAGAGTTCCTCTTAGTACTTTCAGGGCAGACATTGATTACGGCTTTGCAGAGGCAAATACCACATACGGTATAATCGGGGTTAAAGTATGGATATTTAAAGGTGAAG